The DNA segment GGGCAGGTGCGGGAGGGGCCCCGAGTACCGCAGCACGCCGTTCTTGGGATTGCCCGCGCTGTCGATGCGGGTGCAGGCGGTCTCGCCCGGACCCGGCCTGCCGAACGTGGTGTCACAGTAGTCGGTGATGCGCGAGTTGACGGGCACCGGCGCGTCGGTCGGCGGGTTGTCGACCCACCCGGTCTCGAGGTTGTCGCCCGCGACGTCGTACCACCCCTGCCCGTTCGCCGAGGTGGCGAGCGTCTCGTCCATTTGGAAGCGGCCCGGCGCAGAGATGAGCGGGATCCCGTCGTTCGCGAGGTTGATGTTGGTGCCGTTCGCGTTCCGCAAGGGGAAGCGGTAGTGGTTGGGCTGCGTGTCGTCGATGCATCCGGGCCAGCCGACCGGGCAGCGGAAGCCGAGCGTGCCCTCGGTCGCGTGGAACCCGTTGCGCCAGTTGAACTCACCGGGCTGCAAGATCGCCGCCCACGGGTGGTACACGGTCGGGCCGCCGGGCAGCGCCTCCGCCTGACTCCCCCACACCTCGCGGTAGTCTTCCATGCGCGCGAGCTCGCCGCCGTCCCAGGCGCAGAACGCCATGTACATGAGCGAGTTGACGCAGTTGATGGGCTTCTCGTCCAGCGTGGCCTGCGAGTGCACGCGCGGCGTCATGCGGAAGGCGTTCCGCGTGGCGTCGTTCCAGTAGTAGGTCGAGTGGCCGTAGGAGCCGTTGCCGACGTAGCAACCGTCGGCCACGTTGATGGGATCGATGACCAAGGTCCCCATCGTGGTGACGAGGCTGAGGGCGGCCGTGGGCGTGGCGGTCGCCGGCACCACGCTGTCGATGAGGCCCGGGAAGTTCGCGGCGAGGTACCCGAGCTGCGAGGTGGGGTTCGCCGCCGCGTAGGCGTTGACCCACGCGCGGATGTTCGCCACGCCGCCGTTCGCCGCGGTGATCCCCGCGATGAAGCGGCGCATGCGGCCCGCGGTGATCTCGTACTTGTCGAGGCGACGCGTGGTCGTGGCCGGCAGCTTGAGCGTGGAGCAGCAGCTCTCGTGCGTGGCGGAGGGGGTCTCGCCGCCGCCGCAGGTCTCGATGCCCGACACGCCCTGGGTCGCCGTGCTCGAGCACGACGCGCCCGCCGCGCAGGTGTTCGTCTTCGGGCTGCAGGAGAGGCTCTTGCAGTCGTCGTTCACGAGGCACGCGATGGTGTTCTCGCAGCGGTACGCGGGGTTCGCCGCGGCGCCAGGGCCGCCGCAGTCGATGGCGGTCTCGCCCAGCGACGGCGAGAGCTTCCCGTCGGTGTACGACGGAGGCGCGCACACGCCGCCGGTACAGAGGCCCTCGCAGTCGTCGTCGCTTCGACACCGGTCACCGACGTTGCACTGCGCGGGGAACCCTACGCCGCAGGTCTGCGGCGGGGCCGAGTCCGCCGCGTCCGGTGTGGCGTCGGGTGTGCCGCCATCCGACGCGTCGGGGCCAGCGTCCGGCGGGGTCGCGTCGGGCCTCGCGCCATCCGGCAAGGTCGCGTCGGGGACTGAAGTGTCGGGCCTCGAGCCGTCAACGGGTGGAACCGTGGAGTCTACGCCCGGACCCGCGCCGTCCGGCAGCGCGCCGTCCGGCGAGGTGCTGCTGTCCGGGTTGTCCCCGGGAAGGTCCGCGTCGCCGCACGCGGCGACGAGGAGAGGGAGCATGACCGATGATCCCGCAAGCCAGAACAGTCGCTTCATGTGGACGGCCTCCAAGCCTACGAAGGTAGCGTGCACACATGAAACGCGCACTCACATTCTTCTCTTTCCCGTTAGATTCCAGGAGGCAGCAGCATGTAGGAGGGGCGCGCAGACCGCCCTTGGGCGGCCATGTGGTGAGCAGCCCCCCCTCCCCTGCCAGCCACTGCAAGGCCACTGGCCACAAGCGTCAGCCGACTGCCAACGAGCCAACGAAGGCCGCGTGCAGGGCGCGCTGGGCGGCCGCCGAATCGGCGCGACGGACGAGCGCGGAGAGCCGCAGCGCGTGACCTCCTCGCGACAGCGTGCGCACGCCAGCCGACGCGAGCGCCGAGGCGAACCGGGGCAGCCCGCGGTCGTTCAAGAGCCCGTCACCGACCACGGACACATAAGCCAGCTCCTCGTCGAGCGAGCCGCCCCCGAGGGTCGGCGCCAGCGCGGCCCGCGCGGAGCTCCAGTCGGGCACGTTCAGGAGCGGGATCACGGCGAAGGCATCGCCCTCGTCCTGCTCGAGGACGTCGAGCAGCGGCACCTCGCGCTCGTGCGCGCACTCGAGAAACGGGCCCGCGACGCCTCGCACCGTCGCGCGAACGACGTTGTCGAGGCCGACCACCGCCCGGGCCCCGGGCGCGGCGCCCGGCGACGCCACGGTCTCACGAACGGGCTGCCCCTCAGGGACCACGGGATCGCCGGTCCGTCGCGCGTGGAGCGCGATTTTGTTGCGCCGCGCCCACTCGACGGCCTGGGCGTTCAGCACCTTCGCGCCGGCCTCGCTCATCTCGGAGAGCGTCGCGAAGTCGACCTCAGGGAGGTGCTGCGCGTCGGCCACCACGCGTGGATCGGCCGTGTAGACCCCGTCGACATCGCTGTAGATCTCGCACCGATGGGCGCTGAGCGCGGCGGCGAGCGCCACGGCGGTCGTGTCGGAGCCTCCGCGTCCGAGGGTGGTGATCTCGCGCTTGTAGCTCATGCCCTGGTAGCCAGCCACGATCACGACCCGCCCGCGCGCGAGCTCGTCCTCGATGCGGTGGGGTCGCACCTCGATGATGCGCGCGTCGAAGTGCCGATCGTTTGTGAGGATGCCCGACTGGCTCCCCGTGAAGCTGATGGCCTCTTCGCCGCGGCCCGAGATCGCGATCGACAGGAGCGCCATCGTCACGCGCTCGCCCGTCGAGACGAGCATGTCGAGCTCTCTGCGCGGCGCCTCGCGCGGCTCGCGCGCCGCGCCGCTCGCCGCTGCCACCCGCTTCGCGAGCGCAAGCAGCTCGTCGGTGGACTTGCCCATGGCGCTCACGACGACCACCACGTCCCACCCGGCGCGCCGCGCCGCGACCACCCGATCGGCCACGTGCCCCACCTTCTCGACGTCGGCGACCGACGAGCCACCGTACTTCTGGACCAGCACCGCCATCCGAAGCCTCCTCTGTGAGGGCCCGAGCCCGCAGGACCGCTACCCGCTCCTTGGGGGTCGCCAAGCGACGAACAGCCCGAGGTGAGTTGCAATATACACACAATCGCCCTCGGGGTCGTACACGAGCTGCGCAGCCGCGCCCGACGCCGGCGCCGGGCTCCCGCGCGCCTCGAGGGCGCCGACGACCCGCGGGCCGTCCGCCCCGTGCGCGACGAGGGTGACGCGCCCCGGCTCCGCGTGCGCCGACACCACCACGGCCCCGCGCGCGCCACGCGCGCCCATGACGGTGAACGCGGACGCGCCGCGCGTACCCTCCAAGCGCTCGGCCGCCGGCGCGCCGGGCAGGACCTGGTAGACGCCGACCTCGTCGACCCGCAGCGCGACCAGTCCATCGCGCGCCGCGACCTCGCTCGGCGTGTGCTCGAACGGGAGCGCCGGGATGACGCGGCCAGGGAGCCGCGCCGAGGCGAGGGTGAGCTCGCCGTCGTCGTCCACGGCGATCCACAGCTCTTCGCACCCGCCCACTCCGCGCGCCACGTGGCCCGAGGGCAGCTCGGGCGGCGCGGCTCGGCGGGCCCGGGCCGCGGCCGCAGCGCCGGCGTCGAGCGGGGCGAGCGCCAGCACCTCCCGCGTCAGCTCGGCCGCCGTGGGGCGCGCGAACGCAGTGCTCCCCTGCACTCCGTCGGCGCAGATGGCGCCATCGACGAGCGCCACCGAGGTGACCCCCCCCTCCGCGAGGAGGCGAACCCCCCAGGCTTCGTCGGCCCACCCGAGGTCGCGCGGGTGCGCCTCGGCCACGAGGGCCCCGCGCTCGTACAGCTCCGCGTCGTCGACCTCGCCCTCGTCGTCCGCGTCGAGATCCGGGAGCGCGTCGGCGGTGAGCTCCTCGTCGTCTTCGGTCGGTCCCTCCTCGCCCTGATCGCCGGGCTGCTCTCCGGCGAGCGTGTCGACCCCGTCGAGGGCGTCCGCGTCGTCTTCTCCGCCGACGACGCCCTCTTCGAGATCGGCGACGAGCGACAGCTCGGGGAGCTCCGCGCCGAGATCTTCGTCCGGCGCGACGCCCGCGGCCTCTTCCTCGAGAGGGAGCCGGTCGGCGGCGAGCTCACTCAGGTCGACCTCGAGCCCATCGTCGCCGAGGCTCGCGACGGCGTCCTCGAGGGGATCATCGTCGTGCAGCTCGTCGTACTCCACGGGCGTCGCGGACTCATCGGCTTCGCCGTCCGCCTCTTCGGCCGGCGGCAGCTCCGGCAGAGGCTCTTCGTCTTCGCTTCGCGGCCAGGTCATGTCGCTCGAATGCGCGGAGCTTACGCCGTGTCGCCGCCGCGCGCCCCGAATTTCGTGGGGCAGGCTCGGGCGCCCGACGAGAGGCCACTTGCGTGACTTAGTCGCATTATTTCATAGACTTCGAACTCCACTTCCCACACAAGTGCGACCCAGCTAGCGTTGCCTTCCCACGATGCGACTGCTCGTTCTGTCTCGAAACGCGGCCCTCTACTCGACCAGCCGCCTCGTGCTCGCCGCCCGGGCGCGCGGACACGAGGTGAGCGTCATCGATCCGCTCGACCTCCAGATCGCCATCTCGAGGGGGCGCCCCGAGATGTACCTCGGCGCCGGGCCCATCCCGCACGCCGACCTCGTCGTGCCGCGCATCGGCGCGTCGATCACGAACTACGGGCTCGCGGTCGTGCGCCAGTTCGACATGATGGGCATCCCGGTGCTCAACACCGCCGTCGCGATCGCGCGCTCCCGCGACAAGCTGCGCAGCCTTCAGCTCCTCACACGCAAGGACATCGACGTCCCCAAGACCGTCTGCGCTCGGTCGCCCGACTCAGTGGGCACCGCGCTTCAATTCATCGGCGGGCCGCCCGCCATCGTGAAGCTTCAGCAGGGGGCGCAGGGCATCGGCACCATGATCGCCGAGACCCCGGCCGCGGTGACGTCGCTGCTCGAGACGCTCTGGGCCATGGGCCAAGACATCATCCTCCAGGAGTACATCGCCGAGTCGAAGGGGCGTGACTACCGCGCGATCGTCGTCGGCGGGCGTCTGGTCGCGGCGATGCGACGCCAAGCGAAGAAGGGCGAGTTCCGCTCGAACCTCCACCGCGGAGGCGCCGGCGTAGCCGTCGACCTCCCCGACGTGTACCGACGCGCCGCGATCGACGCAGCCCGGGTGATGGGCCTCGAGGTCGCGGGCGTCGATCTGCTCGAGGGGCGCGACGGCCCGAAGATCCTCGAGATCAACAGCTCGCCGGGCCTCGAGGGCATCGAGCGAACGAGCGGCGTGGACGTCGCAGGCGCGATCATCGCGCACGCCGAGCGCATCCATCAGCGACGCGCAAAGCGTGGTCACGACTCGGGCCTCGACGGCGAGCGCCGGAAGCGGCGGCTCATGCCCGCGAAGTCGGGGAAACTCGAGAAGCCACGGCGCAAAGGCCCCCTGTGATCACTGCATCCCGGCGCGGCACGACGCTGGTCCTCACGGTCGATCGCCCGCGCTCCAAGAACGCGCTCACGCGGGCCACGATCGCCGAGCTTACGCGGGCGTTCTCGGCCCTGCCGTCCGACGTGCGCGCTGTGGTCCTCACGGGCGCCGGCGGCACGTTCGTGTCCGGGGGCGATCTGCGCGAGCTCCGAGGCGTGAACGACCACGCCACGACGCGGGCCTTCTGCGACGAGGGGCGCGCGATGTGCGACGCGATCGAGGAGGCGCCGGCGCCCGTGCTCTGCGCGATCGAGGGGCACGCGCTGGGCGGCGGCGCGGAGCTCGCGTGCGCGGCGGATCTCCGCGTGATGGCCGAGGACGCCGTGCTCGGCTTCCGCCAGACGCGGATGGGGGTCACGACGGCCTGGGGCACCTGGGCGCGGCTGGCCGCGGAGCTCGGCCCCTCGCGCGCCGCAGACCTCGTCCTCACCGCACGCGATCTGACCGCGCGCGAGGCCCTCGACCTCGGGCTGGTGCAGCGCACCGCGGCCCCTGGCGGAGCCCTCGCCGAGGCGCTCGTCGTGGCCGGCGAGATCGCGGCAGGGGCCCCTCGCGCGGCCTCCGCCGTGAAGGAGCTGCTCCGGGCGTCGCGACGCTCGCCCGAGCTCCGGGCGCTCGAGCGCGAGCGGTTCGTCGACACGTGGACCTCGGACGACCACGCCCGCGCGGTCGAGGCGTGGTTCGAGGGACGCCCGCCTCGCTGGGGCGGGTAATTCGGTCGGCGGCGAAAACGCCGCCGTTCGGCGCTCGTCGTCGCGTCGGTTTTCGCGTAGAAAGCGCCCACCGTGCGCACGCCCCCCGCCCTCGCCGCCCTCGCCCTCAGCTTCCTCGCGGCCACCGCGTGCTCGCGCCCGCCCGAACCCCAGGCGAATCACCCGGCTTCCCCGTCCGCGGCGCCCTCGGCGGCGCCACTGCCCGCATCGTCGGCGGGCCTCGACGCGGCGACCGCCCCGACCGAGCGCGACGCTGCGACCGGGCTCGCCGACGCCGCCCCCGCGGACGCGCAGGAGTCGGCCCCGCCGGGCGCCGATTTCACGCCCCACGCCCTCGCGATCTTCAAAGCCGCGGCGTGCGGCGGCGACCGCGCGGCCCCCGCGAACATTCCCCCGGCCCTCATCGAGGCCCACTGCAAGGTGCTGCTCGCGTCCTATGCAGAATACAAGCGCTCGTGGGTCGACGTGGCGGGGCCGTTCATCGCGAAGCTCCGCCCCGCGAACCTCCCCGACACCGTGGTGTACCCGTTCGGCGGCGGCGACCTCGTGTCGACGCTCGCCACGTACCCCGACGCGCGCGAGATCACGACGATCTCGCTCGAGCCCGCCGCCGACCCCCGCGGGGTGATCGGCATCAACACGCCCCAGATGACCCGCGCACTGCGCGACATCCGCGCGCACCTCGGCAAGCTGTTCCTGAAGGCCCACAGCCGCACCGACAACCTCGGGATCGAGTCGCAGAGCGTCATCCCAGGCGAGATCGCCTTCTCGATGGCGGCGCTGGTCATCTATGGGTTCGAGCCCGTGTCGCTCCGGTATTTCCGCTTCGAGGACGACGGCAAGCTCCGCTACGTCACCGACGACGACCTCAAGGTCGCCGACAAACGGGCGCAGCGCGCCCTCTTCCAGAACGCGGAGCTGCGCTTCAAGCGGCCCGGCGAGGCGCGATCCCGTGTGCTGCGACACGTGGGCTACGACCTGTCCGACGGCAACCTGAAGGTGCGACCCCAGGTGATGCGCCACCTCGAGGCCAAGGGCAAGGTGTCGGCCATGACGAAGGCGGCGAGCCACCTGCTCTGGGACGACTCCTTCACGACGGTGCGCGAGTACCTGCTCACGCGCATGGAGTGGATGATCTCCGACACGACGGGCATCCCTCCTCGCCGCATCCGCGGGCGTGGCTTCGTGCACGAGGTGTACGGCGTGTACGAGTGGCCCGAGACCTTCGGCCTCGTCAACAACCGCGACGCGACCGACTTCAAGGAGCTCTTCAAAGGCCACGAGGCGATCTCGTTCCGCTACGGCTACCCGGACAACCGCGGCCATGGCCACATCGTCGTGACCAAGAAGGCGCCGTGAGCGCGCCGCGTCCCTTCGCGCGGCGAGCGCCGCGCTTCTGTACTAGTGTCTCCTGACGGCGATGCTGATCCTCTGCCTCTCCGACATCCACGGCAACCTCGACGCCCTCCGCGCGGTCCTCGCGACGGCCGAGCGTCGGAGCTTCCACAAGCTCCTCGTGGCCGGCGATCTGGTGTTCCCGGGCCCCACCGCGGAGTACGTGCCGGGTACGGCGCTCGAAACCTGGCGCCGGCTCTCGGCCGCGAACGCGGTGCTGGTGCAGGGGGTCTCCGACCGCGCGGTCGCGAGCCTCGACACCGACCACGTGGTCGCCACCTCCGACCACGAGCGGCTCATGCTGGCTCGCCTGCGTCAGGTGCGCGCCGAGCTCGGTGACCTCGTGGTGGAGCGCCTGCGGCGGCTGCCCACCCACGCGCGCATCCCCCTCGAAGACGGCGGCGAGCTGCTCCTCGTGCACGGCTCCCCCGCCGACGCGGCCGAGCCCCTCACGCACGACCTGGACGAGGAGGAGGCGAGCGCGCTCATCGGCGTCGACGGCGCCGACGTCGTGGTGTGTGGAATGAGCCACGTGCCGTACACGCGCGAGCTCGGCGACCTCAAGATCGTGAACGTAGGCAGCGTGGGCGAGGCCCCCGACGGCGCCCTCGACCTGCCGAACGGCTGGAAGAGGCCGCGCGTCGCGCACGCGACCTGGATCGAGAGCACGCCCGGCGCGCTGTCGATCGAGCACATCGCGGTGCCGCTCGACGGCTGAGGCCGCGCTCAACCGGGGGCGCGGAGCTCGAGCGTGGGGCCTTCCAGAACGGCGGTAAACCCCAATGGAATCGGCCTATTGCGCGTCCCATGCCCGAAGGGCGCGCCGGCCACGACCGGCACCCCGAGGGCGGCGGTGCGCTCTGCGAGCACGGCCTCCACGGTCACGCCGTCGGGGCCCGGCGCGCACTCGGTGAAGTCGCCCAGGACCACCGCCGAGAGGCGGCTCAGCGCCCCGCTCGCGCGGAGGGACGTGAGCATGCGGTCGAGCCTGTAGGGGCGCTCCGTGACGTCCTCGAGGAACAGCACGGCCCCGCTCGGTAGGGCGAGGCGACCCGCCGCCGCCTGGGTCGCGAGCATGGTCAGGTTTCCCCCCACGGCCGGGCCGCGCGCGCGTGCGACGCCGCTCGGGGCGTGGACGCTCTCGAGGTCGCTCCACACCTCTCCGGCGCCGCGCTCCAGCAAGGCCATGAGTCTCGCCCGCTCCAGGGGCGTGGCGCGCCCGAGCCCCGTGACGTTCGCCGCGTGGAGGCTGACGACGCCGCGACGCTGCGCCTCGAGGTGCAGCGCGGTGATGTCCGAGAAGCCCACGAGCCAGCGCGGGCTGCGCTCGAACGCCGCCCAAGGGAGCCCCTCGAGGACGCGGGTGAGCCCGTACCCCCCGCGCGCGCAGAACACGGCCCGGACCTCCGGATCGACGAGGGCCGAGGCGAGCTCCGCGGCCCGCCTCGCGTCGCTGCCCGCGAGGTACCCCTCGCGCGAGAGCACGTCGGCCCGGACGCGGACGCGGTAGCGCTGCGCGAGCCACGCGAGCCCGGCGAGCAGCTCGCCCCGCGGCGCGGGGCTCGAGGGGGCCACGACAGCGACGAGATCGCCTGGGCGAAGCGGCTCGGGGAGGCGCACGGCCGGAGTGTGGCAGAGCACGGGGCGCATGCCGAGCGCTTCGGCCGCCGACCGCGGGCGGGGCGACGCGGGAGCCGAGACTCGATGAGGCGCGCAAGTCGTTGAAACGCCTTTCGACAGGCTGCTAGGCTTAGGAGATGCAGTCTCGTTCGCGCTCATCGTCCGCGACGTCCGCGTCGCCTGCCGCCGTCGCCGCTCTCGCGCTCGCCCTCGCCGGGTGCAGCGCTGGCACCGGCGACGTCCCGGCGAAGAAGGAAATCGGTCCCCCTGTCGGCGACGGCAACCGCATCCGCGAGATCGCCGATCCGGGGATCGCCACGCGCCCGGCGCCGGGCTCCGACGTGACCGTCACGGGCGTCACTGTCGTCGCGGTGGACACCTTCGACGAGACCAAGAACGGCAAGAGCCGCGGCGCCATCTTCGTGCAAGATCTCGGGTCGAAGGAGCCGTACTCCGGCATTGGCATCTTCGCCCCGGCCTTCGTCCCTGGCGATCTCCGCGTCGCGGCGGGTGACGTGCTCGACCTGCGCGGCGAGTACCAGGAGAACAAGAACATTGGGACGGCGATCTTCCCCGAGGGCCAGGTGCTGCCGCAGCTGTCGCGACCGGTAGCGACCTTCCGGTACGATTTCAGGCCGCCCGAGCCCCGCGAGATCGACGTCAAAGACCTAAACGACTACGCCATCGGTCGACGCTGGATCGGCATGCTCGTCACCGTGAAGAACGTCGCCGTCGACGGGCGCATCACCGACAACGGCGGCCGCGTCACCGGCTTTCTCTTGCCCAAGGGCAGCGGCGCCGACGACCGCAATCGCCCGACGGTCACCAACGAGCTCTACGACCTGAAGCCCGCCGACGCGGAGAACAACCAAGGGTACGCGTCGATCACGGGCGTCGTGACCTACTTCTTCAACCTCCACATCGCGCCGCGGTCGGCGGCGGACCTCGTCAAGAGGTAGGTATTCGCGCAGGCCGCACATCGCGCGCGGACGCGAACGCGAACGTGACCGTGACCGTGACCGTGACGGCGCGAGGGAGACCTGGCTCGGGTCGATGGCCGGTCGCGGCCGCAGCGCTCGCGTTCGGTGCGCTCGCGTGCGGACCTCCGGCGCCCGCGGCGAGGCCAGGCCCGGACCTCGCACCGGAGCTCGAGCAGGTGCGGCGCGAACCGGGGCGCCCGGCGCTCGGCTACCAGGTCAGCGAGAAGCCCGCAGGTGCTGTGACGCTGCTGCTCTTCACCGCGGGCGCGCCCTCCGAGGCCCTCGCGGTGGCGACGCTCCTCGAGACCCGCCTCGCGCGCGACGGGCTCGCGCCGCGCCTGGTCGTCCGCGCCGACAGCGTCGAGGCGACGCTCCTCGTCGTGGGCCCCGAGGAGACGGCCCGCGCGCTCGCCGCGCTCCGCCTGGCGATGACGCGTTCGGTGGCCGCTGACGACGAGGCTGCGCTGCGCCGCTTGACCGAGCGCGCGAAGCCCTCCGCTCACGAGGTGCTCCTGCCGGTCCCCGCGCGCTGCGTCGCCGAGTCGACGGCCGCGGATCCCGGTCCGACCACGCTCACCGATCTCGAGCGCGCGCGGCGCGCCGCCGCGACCCAGCAGCGCGCGTCGCTTGGGGTCGCTGGGACCGAGCGCGCTGTGGAGGCCGCGCGCTCCGCGCTTCGCGAGGGCAACGCGTGGCCCTCGGACGCCACGCCGCCGTTCACCCTTGGGCCGGAGAGCCCGCCCGGGAGCGACGCGGGGCCGCGCCCCCACACGCTGCGCCTCCACGTCTCGCTCGAGACCCGCTCGGGCGCGAGCGCGGGGCGCGCGGCGGGCGTCCTCGGGCGCGCCGAGGGGCCCCTCGCCCGCCTCGTCGCGCGCGAGGGCGGAAAGGTGGTCCGCGTGGCCGGCGTCCCGCACCTCGGAGGGGGGTGCCTGGACCTCGAGCTGGCGCTCCCGCTGGAGCTGCCGCGGGCACGCGCGGGGCGGCTCGTGGCGCGGGCAGAGGCGCTCGCACGCGGCGCAGAGGCCACCCCGCCCACACGAGGTGCCGCACCCGAGGTGCCGAGCGAGGCGGCGCAGCGGGCGGCCGTGCTGGCCGCGACGAGCGTTCCGCGGACGGCGCCTCTCCGCGCCTATTTGTCTACATTTCCGGCGCTGGAGCTCCCGCCCGCCGCGCCGCCCGCGCGGAGCGCGACGGCCCGCGTGGAGTCCGGCCCGGGCGCGGAGACCTGGGTGCTCCTCGCGGCGCCCTGCGGGGCGCGCGACGAGTCCGAGGACGA comes from the Myxococcales bacterium genome and includes:
- a CDS encoding LD-carboxypeptidase; this translates as MRPVLCHTPAVRLPEPLRPGDLVAVVAPSSPAPRGELLAGLAWLAQRYRVRVRADVLSREGYLAGSDARRAAELASALVDPEVRAVFCARGGYGLTRVLEGLPWAAFERSPRWLVGFSDITALHLEAQRRGVVSLHAANVTGLGRATPLERARLMALLERGAGEVWSDLESVHAPSGVARARGPAVGGNLTMLATQAAAGRLALPSGAVLFLEDVTERPYRLDRMLTSLRASGALSRLSAVVLGDFTECAPGPDGVTVEAVLAERTAALGVPVVAGAPFGHGTRNRPIPLGFTAVLEGPTLELRAPG
- a CDS encoding metallophosphoesterase family protein; this translates as MLILCLSDIHGNLDALRAVLATAERRSFHKLLVAGDLVFPGPTAEYVPGTALETWRRLSAANAVLVQGVSDRAVASLDTDHVVATSDHERLMLARLRQVRAELGDLVVERLRRLPTHARIPLEDGGELLLVHGSPADAAEPLTHDLDEEEASALIGVDGADVVVCGMSHVPYTRELGDLKIVNVGSVGEAPDGALDLPNGWKRPRVAHATWIESTPGALSIEHIAVPLDG
- a CDS encoding RimK family alpha-L-glutamate ligase — protein: MRLLVLSRNAALYSTSRLVLAARARGHEVSVIDPLDLQIAISRGRPEMYLGAGPIPHADLVVPRIGASITNYGLAVVRQFDMMGIPVLNTAVAIARSRDKLRSLQLLTRKDIDVPKTVCARSPDSVGTALQFIGGPPAIVKLQQGAQGIGTMIAETPAAVTSLLETLWAMGQDIILQEYIAESKGRDYRAIVVGGRLVAAMRRQAKKGEFRSNLHRGGAGVAVDLPDVYRRAAIDAARVMGLEVAGVDLLEGRDGPKILEINSSPGLEGIERTSGVDVAGAIIAHAERIHQRRAKRGHDSGLDGERRKRRLMPAKSGKLEKPRRKGPL
- a CDS encoding enoyl-CoA hydratase/isomerase family protein, which gives rise to MITASRRGTTLVLTVDRPRSKNALTRATIAELTRAFSALPSDVRAVVLTGAGGTFVSGGDLRELRGVNDHATTRAFCDEGRAMCDAIEEAPAPVLCAIEGHALGGGAELACAADLRVMAEDAVLGFRQTRMGVTTAWGTWARLAAELGPSRAADLVLTARDLTAREALDLGLVQRTAAPGGALAEALVVAGEIAAGAPRAASAVKELLRASRRSPELRALERERFVDTWTSDDHARAVEAWFEGRPPRWGG
- a CDS encoding aspartate kinase — protein: MAVLVQKYGGSSVADVEKVGHVADRVVAARRAGWDVVVVVSAMGKSTDELLALAKRVAAASGAAREPREAPRRELDMLVSTGERVTMALLSIAISGRGEEAISFTGSQSGILTNDRHFDARIIEVRPHRIEDELARGRVVIVAGYQGMSYKREITTLGRGGSDTTAVALAAALSAHRCEIYSDVDGVYTADPRVVADAQHLPEVDFATLSEMSEAGAKVLNAQAVEWARRNKIALHARRTGDPVVPEGQPVRETVASPGAAPGARAVVGLDNVVRATVRGVAGPFLECAHEREVPLLDVLEQDEGDAFAVIPLLNVPDWSSARAALAPTLGGGSLDEELAYVSVVGDGLLNDRGLPRFASALASAGVRTLSRGGHALRLSALVRRADSAAAQRALHAAFVGSLAVG